GCtggcaactttttcaactccacTTGCGGGGGCAGTGTGTCTGTAGGTAAAGGGTTCTTTCTTTGAATCCTCCTCTTGCTCTTGTTCAGCATCTGATTTTTCCTCCATACTGGCCGGTACAACGGCCCCTACGGATCCTGCTAGTTCTGACTTCTGACAGAATTCCGTAATTGCTTCTTCGATCTCTTCGTCAGTCAACCCTCGGCTACTGATCAGATCACACCATGCAGTTGCTTCCACATCAACCTGGGCATACACATCCAAGGCTTGGAGCTTTTCCTGCAATAATTCGGTCTCAAAAAATTCTTGGACTAAGGGGTCAATCAcatcaacataacatagattttcagaatctattggttttttcatggcttcattgatgtcaaagacaaatttctcaccattaaagTCAATGCATATTGTCCCCTCGGCCATATCCACAATTGTTTTAGCCgttcttaaaaatggtcttcctaacaatatcccgctagactccctagcttctggttcactcattttaatgacataaaaatcagcgggATAAGTAAAGTTCTGTATCCTGACCaatacattttctaacacaccctcaggattgatacatgacctatcagccagttggatcaacaccctagtattcgacaattttaccccttttaaccgattataaatggataacggcataacattgatagatgctcctagatcacacattgcatgctcgattttcacatctccaattgttatgggtagggtaaacatacctgggtcggctcTCTTGGTTGGTAGCTTCTCCTGTACAATGGCTGACAATATTCCCTCCACCATGATCTTTCCATCCTCCTGGGCTTTCCCGGCTATGAACTCCTTTATAAACTTCCTCCAGAGGGGGCAGTCTCACGGCTTGGAGGAATGGTATGGTGACATCCAGCTTCCCAAAGTTCGACATGAAATCCACAGggttttctttcttcctcttcgtCACAAACCGATATGGAAACGGTTTTTCTCCCTTAGCCTCTCCAGTCAGTCCTTGTGGAATTTCCTTTGGCTCCTCCTGGGTTTGAGGTTCCGATGTGAGCATTACTCCTCCCGGTTGCTCATTTCCAGGTTGTGTTTCTCCCTCCTTTTCTTCCGATCTTGAGCTCTTCTGCTGGGACGACGTCGCTCAGCACCTCTTCTCTACTAGACTCCCCAACAGGGTTCTCGAGCTGAGGTCCATTATAGGCTGTCCCGGACCGCAGTGTAATTTTGCTCACATTTGCCTTTTCAGGTACATGGACTGTAGATGGGAGTTTCCCTGAGTTCCCTTTCATTTCGCCCACCGAGTTAGCAAGCTGGGCCAACTGCCTGTTCATCATATCCATGTTTGCCCTAGCTCCTTCTGGGCACTTTGCATTCATTGCATTGTTTCATTACTGGACTGCAAGTCATTTTTAATGCTTTGCTGCGAGGCAAGCATCTCCCCCATCATGTCTTCCATAGACCTCCTTGACCTGTTTGGGTGATGGAATTGGTTCGAGCCCCGGTGCTGGTTATACTGAGGTGGCGGGTTTGACTGGTAGCCtgagaaattttgttggttttggttcgGTGGGTACTGGGCTATACTGGGCAGGAGGGTTATACTGGTCGTGGTTGTGCTGGTACTTGACTTTGGTTTTGGTGGTGGGTGTTATGTTGAGGCCCTGGGTTAAATTGGTTCtggttctggttttggtttggttttggttttggtagTTTCGCTGATGGGGTGGCACATAGGTAGGGTTCGGGTTTTGGTTTTGAGAGTTTTGGTTCTGAGGATGCTGGTTTCTTCCTACCCAGTTAGACTGGTAGTCAGGGTTTGTTGGGCCACGGTTGGGATATTGGTTCGGTTGGGGGTTGGGTTGATTTGGAGCctgattttggttctgattctgatttccaTCTCCCCATCGGAAATTTTGGTGGTCCCTCCACGGTGCATCTCTTTGTTTCCCCGGAATCCAATTGCCATTGGAATTGTAGTATCCTACGGCATTTGCTTGCTCCACATCCAGCGAGTTGTCCGGCTGATCATATGGTAGTGTTGGGGCTTCTTGGCCTCCAGTTGGAGAAGGTGGTGAAGTGTTCTGCTTGATTGCAGTCAGCAACTCCTTCtttaattcctccatcttcaaatcCATCCGTTCCTCCTGGTCAGTAGCCGAAGCACTTGCTACCCTTTCTCTGCTGTACCCATCTCTCGCGTTGTCGTACGTCTTTTTTTGCATTCAACAGCTTGCGTAACACCTTCTTGGCTTCACTTACTCTCAACTGTGTGAAATCGCCTCCGGATGATGAATTCGCCAGATCCTTGGTTTCCTTGTTCATTCCTTCATAGAAGGTGTGGTgcacctctatctccttcatgcgatggttggggCATGACTCCAGAAGGCTCATGTACTTCTCCCAGTACTCGCTCAGggtttcatcatattcttgccttatgcacgatattttcctcttcaatgcaCTTGTCTTCGAAGACGGGAAAAACTCGGCTAGGAAAACTGACTTGAAATCGGCCCATGTATTGATAGAGTCGGCTGGCAGGCGCATGAACCAAGTGTTGGCCTCTCCCTTTAGGACAAAGGGCAGGGCCTTCAGTCGCTGTAATCGTCCTCGCTCGCTCCTGCTGGCCGCCTCTGTGCCTTACAGATTttgcagaactcatttaaAAATTCGTATGGTCCCTCGTAGCTCTTCCCACAGTACGTCGGTAAGATTGCGATAACGTGGGGTTTCACATCACAGGCGGTCTGGCCTGGGGTGGCCACTATGGCTTGTGGGGGGTCTCCGTCGGCATGTGCGGTAAGTGTCGCAAGCTCGGGATCGTCCTCACCATGGTCAGCCATCCTCACTAATGTCCTTACTGGTTGGAGTGGAAGCTCCGGGAGCTGGTACTCTAGCTCCTCTTTTTCTTCGTCGCTACTCGTGCCCAGGTCGGACAGTGCTGTCGACAGGCCAGAACGAGTAGTAACGAGTATTGTTCCTCTGGGAAGTATCCTTGGTCTCCACTGGCCAGGAGCCGAGCcacttctcataaactgaaaataaaaagaaaagaaaaattataaacagtatgtacaccaaaaagatcacacacaataacaggtatgaacgccatccatccccggcaacggcgccattttgaaGTGCATGGTCTCTAGGTTCTTGGTCCTCGATGGTTTCGCATATGgaattggagtgtatccaactgatcaggaagagattcccgacccagctgagtcgttgatACGACGACCGAGACCtgacttcaaacaaatttcctcaacccacttctactgattagtatagcggaggtaagggtcgaatcccacgaggatggacacgtttagataactgtggtgactttcctgggtgtttggttagctaccacgcttgggttgagattttacctagacaggaaataaggaagtactctactgactagtaggcggaAAAATATCAGACGTAtgggagtgttcgtgaaagtaggggacaaggtgtatcagagacatacggaaagtagacagttactaaaagaggaaagttAGAAAACAAAGTGTATCTGATGGCTGGGGGCTTTCTGACAAGTCTGGATAGTAcctctgaaaagtagggaacaaaagtaaaaagtaacttaaaagtaaaagtggttcaaactaaagttgattttgacgtttcttcttcaccaagtatcgacagaattcagataaacacaaacaccataactaaacttcagattcatgaattcaaacttaagatccatcgattaaaatgcttaaacttgAATTAAACGGTAAACTGcaactttacttctactggctgacatgcaaggtgataatcacggcgcagaaaagaaactcatgcacgaaaacttgacTAACTTAGCTACAACATCAAATCAACAGCTCTCGACAAGAAATAaaacttagaaattgaaagcaatgactaaatctaacttccctaggcagaatgaagcaaactcaaaccaaagtgacatgagaaatagaaacttcataacgtaACAGCTGGAATttaacaaagtacttcaaaaagagcaacaacgatgagtgtttgcaaaataactagcgatgaaaacaagtaaactttaactaagaaagtgattaagattgtttgtgccactccgggcgatgatactactatactactgCGACAACTGGCTGGAAAGGCGaactgatgacttctccggcagactcttggacgttaagtgaccatggctgtggcgaggaacgagaggtaggataatgctgaaggatggatcttctagagagaattctactaagtgatTGTCAAACTCCGAACCgatcttcttctctctctccaaatggcttcttttatagggaggcttgcccttgcttttagggtagacttctcccgcattttgacctttttgcccttgtaaaataatcatctcagctatcctccttctccatctcgagccttttctctggcatgcattcTGGTCAGTATCGCACCCTTCTAGTGCCCTTTTCATTTGCGTCACACGAATCGTcacctactgacttggatccttcaatcccgcacacttaagcaactgttttgcagataatacatgtatttcacgacatactgaccagtaaccaaggcttagaatacgacttatcaagtatgtacaccaaaacgatcacacacaataacaggtatgaacgccatccatccccggcaacggcgccattttgacAAGCCCGGAGGTCTCCCTTCACTCTCTCGAGTGTTGTGGTGGTTTTcgtatgtaatttggagtgtatccaactgatcaggaagagattcccgacccagctgagtcgttggtacgataaccgggacctgacttcaaacaagtttcctctacccacttctactggctagtataatggaggtaagagTCGattcccacgaggatggacacgttttgataactgcggtgactttcctgggtgttttggttagctaccacgcttgggttgagattttacctagacaggaaataaaggtggtactctactgactagtaggcgtgaaaataacagacatgtgggagtgttcgtgaaaataggggacaatgtgtctcagaggcatatgaaaagtagacagttactaaaaggggaaatttaGACTACAAGGCATATTTGGTGGCTGGGTGGttctctgacaggtctgggcagtacatctgaaaagtagggaacaaaagcaaaagtaacttaaaagtaaagtggttcaaactaaagttgattttgacgttttcttcttcaccaagtattaacagaattcagataaacacaaacaccatgactgaacttcagattcacaaattcaaactcaagatccatcgatttaaatgctcaaacttaaattaaacagtgaaactgcaactttacttctactgactgacatgcaaggtggtaatcacggCGCAGAAAAGAGACTCGTGCACGAAAACTTGACTAAACATAGCTACCACTTTGAATCAACAACTCccgataagaaaacacttagaaattgaaagcaacaactaaatctaactttcctaggcagaatgaagcaaactcgaaccaaagtgacatgcgaaatagaaacttcataatgtagatgttggaaaataacaaagtacttcaaaagagcaacagcgatgagtgtttgcaaataactaacgacgaaaacaagtaaactttaaactaaggaagcgattaagattgcttgtgccactccgggcgatgatactactacactgctacgataactggctggaacggcggactgatgacttctccggcaaactcaagtgaccatggctgtggcgaggaacgagaggtaggataatgctgaaggactgatcttctagagagaattctactaagtgtgttgAGAACCGAGAACTTCTAACCGAACTCTAAGGAACCAACTCTAAGTGTGATTGTcgaactcct
The nucleotide sequence above comes from Salvia hispanica cultivar TCC Black 2014 chromosome 5, UniMelb_Shisp_WGS_1.0, whole genome shotgun sequence. Encoded proteins:
- the LOC125189886 gene encoding circumsporozoite protein-like, which produces MRLPADSINTWADFKSVFLAEFFPSSKTSALKRKISCIRQEYDETLSEYWEKYMSLLESCPNHRMKEIEVHHTFYEGMNKETKDLANSSSGGDFTQLRTYDNARDGYSRERVASASATDQEERMDLKMEELKKELLTAIKQNTSPPSPTGGQEAPTLPYDQPDNSLDVEQANAVGYYNSNGNWIPGKQRDAPWRDHQNFRWGDGNQNQNQNQAPNQPNPQPNQYPNRGPTNPDYQSNWVGRNQHPQNQNSQNQNPNPTYVPPHQRNYQNQNQTKTRTRTNLTQGLNITPTTKTKVKYQHNHDQYNPPAQYSPVPTEPKPTKFLRLPVKPATSV